GGAGGGACGGGGGTCCCAGCACCACGCAGCAAGGACACGGTTTAGGTTTCTCCCTCAAGCATCCAGGCTCAATACCAGGGCCAAATCTTTCAGTGCCACATGGTGGGGCCATTATTTTGGAGTTTCATCAGGGGTTCACACACGGGAACATTATTTGGGGTTTCTTCCCCAAGCAGCCAGGCTCCACTGCAGGGTGAAGGCTTCCAGCGCCACATGGAGGGGACATGATGTAGGGTTTTGTCATCAGGTGCCTGGGTTCAACCCCAGGGACAGGGGTCACAGTGCCACATGGTGGGAACGTTATTTAGGGTTTCTGCATAGAGTCGTACAATCGTTcgggctggaaaagacctcccaAATCACCTGGTCTGACCCCTAACCTGGCACTGAAGCCCGCCACCAACCCACGCTATGGGGTGCTACATCCCCATGtttctccagggatggtgacaccaccacaTCCgcgttccaatgcctcacacCCCTTTCTGCAACGAAATTTCTCCTaaatccagcctaaacctcccctggcacaacttgaggccgttTCCCTTCATTTGGCAGACCGGAAAAGAGCCCCCCCGCCACGACTTCCTTTAAGCTAATTACAAAGCATGGCATTACGCTAATTATTTAGCGCAATGAAGCCTCCCTGAGCCTTTTCCCAGCCCAGcaacacccccctccccccagcccatCCAGCAGGAggcaccccccccaccccccccccttgctgtcacccccccccaaaaaaaaaaaatgaaaaaaagaaaaccaaaaaccactTTAACGACCCCAAATCCTGACGCTTGGGGACGATGCAGGGCGCAGCTCCGGGGCCAGGACATAGGAAGGGGGCGGGCAGGacttttcccctccccagccccagaggtTGGGAAACGAAACCTCGAAACCTGCGAGTGCtgagcgccccccccccccccggcagcgccgcccccgccgcccgcccccgaGCCCCGAGCGAGCGGGGATGGAGCGGACCCGAGCCCCGGGACTTGCGCTGCCGCCCTACGAGCCTCTGGTGGAGGGCTTGGACATGGAGAACGTGTCCCGAAGCGTCGTGGTGCCCGTGGAGCCCCCTCCggtgcagccccccccccgcgaCCACTTGCCTTGGTCGCTGTGCTCCATGCTGTACTGCAACGTCTGCTGCCTCGGCTTCCTGGCGCTCGTCTTCTCCGTCAAGGTTTGGGGAAAGGGGGAACGGGGACGCGGATGGGGTGACGGGGGGGTCGGGGCCAGTGCTGGCACCCGGGGGGTGG
This genomic stretch from Oxyura jamaicensis isolate SHBP4307 breed ruddy duck chromosome 5 unlocalized genomic scaffold, BPBGC_Ojam_1.0 oxy5_random_OJ106708, whole genome shotgun sequence harbors:
- the LOC118157444 gene encoding dispanin subfamily A member 2b-like — its product is MERTRAPGLALPPYEPLVEGLDMENVSRSVVVPVEPPPVQPPPRDHLPWSLCSMLYCNVCCLGFLALVFSVKSRDRKVLGDYSGALSYGSTAKHLNITALLLNIFLIILIVALIASGTITMAKLLNRHQQQYDNYPFLGPS